The following coding sequences lie in one Methylotuvimicrobium alcaliphilum 20Z genomic window:
- a CDS encoding cobalt-precorrin-5B (C(1))-methyltransferase, giving the protein MAMAERKPKGTRKGYTTGACSAAAARAAVCGLLEGRVPETVECQLPNGETVRFKVAEAWVNSDGAHAVIEKDAGDDPDCTNHARLTADVAWIAQPDTVVLHGGEGVGLVTRPGLGLEVGSAAINPVPRKNIEHNIRLIASEALKTRGLQVTISVPDGETMAKKTLNYRLGIIGGISILGTTGIVHPYSTAAFRASVVQGVEVAANQGQDTVVLTTGGRTEKFVMRELPALNESCFVQMGDFLTPALDTAERCDIRNIIIGGMVGKLTKMAQGETITHAGRNPVDVELVADIARSIGAPETVCRAIAEQETARYASECMAELGLEYEFHIELAKRVIATLERRYPGSFDIGVLVCDFDGNKLAQAGRT; this is encoded by the coding sequence ATGGCGATGGCGGAACGCAAACCCAAAGGTACCCGTAAAGGCTATACCACCGGCGCATGTTCCGCTGCCGCCGCGCGGGCCGCCGTGTGCGGCTTGCTGGAAGGCAGGGTTCCCGAGACCGTCGAATGCCAACTGCCCAACGGCGAGACGGTTCGCTTCAAGGTGGCGGAGGCTTGGGTCAACAGCGATGGCGCGCATGCGGTCATTGAAAAAGATGCCGGCGACGATCCGGATTGCACCAATCACGCCCGGCTGACCGCCGACGTAGCTTGGATAGCGCAGCCGGACACGGTCGTACTGCACGGCGGCGAAGGTGTCGGCCTAGTAACCCGTCCAGGATTGGGGCTGGAAGTCGGCAGCGCGGCGATCAACCCGGTACCGCGCAAAAATATCGAACACAATATTCGTCTCATCGCATCCGAGGCTTTGAAAACCCGTGGTTTGCAAGTGACCATCTCGGTGCCGGACGGCGAAACGATGGCCAAAAAAACGCTCAATTACCGCTTAGGCATTATCGGCGGTATTTCGATTCTGGGTACGACCGGCATCGTCCACCCCTATTCCACCGCCGCGTTCCGCGCCAGCGTGGTACAGGGCGTCGAAGTCGCCGCGAATCAAGGACAAGACACCGTCGTTCTGACCACGGGTGGGCGCACCGAGAAATTCGTGATGCGCGAATTGCCGGCATTGAATGAAAGCTGTTTCGTGCAAATGGGCGATTTTTTGACCCCCGCGCTCGATACCGCTGAACGCTGCGACATTCGCAACATCATCATCGGCGGCATGGTCGGCAAACTCACTAAAATGGCACAAGGCGAAACCATCACGCATGCCGGACGTAATCCGGTCGATGTCGAACTGGTCGCCGACATCGCCCGCAGCATCGGCGCTCCGGAGACAGTTTGCCGGGCCATCGCCGAGCAGGAAACCGCTCGCTATGCCTCGGAATGTATGGCCGAGTTGGGTTTGGAATACGAATTCCACATCGAACTGGCCAAACGGGTGATCGCCACATTGGAACGGCGCTACCCTGGGAGTTTCGACATCGGCGTCTTGGTTTGCGACTTCGACGGCAATAAACTGGCGCAAGCCGGAAGGACTTAA
- a CDS encoding bifunctional cobalt-precorrin-7 (C(5))-methyltransferase/cobalt-precorrin-6B (C(15))-methyltransferase, which produces MSLCTIIGVLDDGAASLSRESLQSLREAKHVIAGNRLLAVLAEDIAGARHYDLTARLTQVPDWIDAALADEEPVAVLASGDPLCHGIAGYLTGKLDPARVRILPNLSSIQLAFAELRLPWQSATIVSVHSKDAGEWTPGATPQHGLYELMRHCRSKDLLAVLTSPDNTPARIARMLQSEGLADQFDIAVAQRLRQNEQRVTGFIGIAEAAEAVYADPNVAILKRKSPAPAPVLFGLSDASFRQRKPEKGLITKREIRAVSLARMQLTRRSIVWDIGAGSGSVGLEAARLCPDGHVYAIEKNAGDIDNIEQNRLDWRIGNYSVVHGKAPQFLDAWPDPDAVFIGGSGGELAELIALCLQRLRPGGWLVMNFATLENLSTAIDTLKRLGADWDACQIQASRSSPILDMHRLQAENPVWIISAIPHHEQ; this is translated from the coding sequence ATGTCATTGTGCACTATCATCGGCGTGCTCGACGACGGCGCCGCCAGCTTGAGCCGCGAGTCCTTGCAATCGTTGCGCGAAGCCAAGCACGTCATCGCCGGCAACCGCTTGCTAGCGGTACTGGCGGAAGACATCGCCGGAGCCCGGCATTACGATTTGACCGCCCGGCTCACGCAAGTGCCGGACTGGATCGACGCGGCCTTGGCCGACGAGGAGCCGGTGGCGGTCTTGGCCAGCGGCGATCCTTTGTGCCACGGCATCGCGGGTTATTTGACCGGCAAACTGGACCCGGCCCGGGTCCGAATACTGCCGAATCTCAGCAGCATACAACTGGCCTTTGCCGAACTGCGATTGCCCTGGCAATCGGCGACCATCGTCTCGGTGCATAGCAAGGATGCCGGCGAGTGGACGCCGGGAGCCACGCCGCAACATGGCCTGTATGAACTGATGCGGCATTGTCGAAGCAAAGACTTGCTGGCGGTATTAACCAGTCCGGACAATACCCCGGCACGCATCGCTCGCATGTTGCAAAGCGAAGGTTTGGCGGACCAGTTCGATATCGCGGTTGCCCAGCGCCTGAGGCAAAACGAACAGCGCGTCACCGGCTTTATCGGCATCGCCGAAGCGGCCGAAGCCGTCTACGCCGACCCCAATGTAGCGATTCTGAAACGCAAATCGCCGGCGCCGGCGCCGGTGCTGTTCGGTTTGAGCGATGCGAGTTTTCGTCAGCGCAAACCGGAAAAAGGCCTGATCACCAAACGCGAAATACGCGCCGTCTCGCTGGCGCGCATGCAGTTGACGCGCCGCAGCATCGTCTGGGACATCGGCGCCGGATCGGGCTCGGTCGGGCTTGAAGCGGCGCGCTTATGCCCGGACGGTCATGTCTATGCGATCGAGAAAAATGCCGGCGACATCGACAACATCGAGCAGAACCGGCTCGATTGGCGCATCGGCAATTACAGCGTCGTCCACGGCAAGGCGCCGCAATTTTTGGACGCCTGGCCCGACCCCGATGCGGTCTTCATCGGCGGTTCCGGCGGCGAACTGGCCGAATTGATCGCCTTGTGTTTGCAGCGCTTGCGGCCCGGCGGCTGGTTAGTGATGAACTTCGCGACCCTGGAAAACCTGTCGACGGCCATCGATACTTTAAAGCGCTTGGGCGCGGACTGGGACGCCTGCCAAATTCAGGCATCGCGCAGCAGTCCGATACTCGATATGCACCGATTACAAGCGGAAAACCCGGTATGGATCATTTCAGCAATACCTCATCATGAACAATAA
- the cobI gene encoding precorrin-2 C(20)-methyltransferase, which translates to MNNKLGTLYGISLGPGDPGLVTRRAWDLLSGPGHWAYPVRKKNSDSYALDIALRAGLAMPGEHSPLHFPMTHDSEVLERYWQEAAQTVLTRLQQGQDVLFLVEGDASTYSTFGHLQRSVRALEPRVPVEVIPGVASFHAAAARCGEPLADVDDTVAIVPAGYGIEQIERMLNDFDTLVLLKVKPLLDDIIELLQRRDLLDYGYFIEKAGAPEERVVHELASLRGQKVNYLSLMIIKNPGRRRGEMQRGCRKKKETTDA; encoded by the coding sequence ATGAACAATAAACTCGGCACCCTCTACGGCATCTCGCTCGGGCCCGGCGACCCCGGCCTGGTTACTCGACGCGCCTGGGACTTACTCTCCGGCCCCGGCCATTGGGCTTACCCGGTGCGCAAAAAAAACAGCGACAGCTATGCGCTGGACATCGCCTTGCGCGCCGGACTCGCGATGCCCGGCGAACATAGCCCGTTGCATTTTCCGATGACCCACGACAGCGAAGTCCTGGAGCGTTATTGGCAAGAAGCGGCGCAAACCGTATTGACACGGTTGCAACAAGGCCAAGATGTGCTATTTCTAGTCGAAGGCGATGCCTCGACCTATTCCACCTTCGGTCATTTGCAACGGAGCGTTCGCGCGCTGGAACCCCGAGTACCGGTCGAAGTCATTCCCGGCGTGGCCTCGTTTCACGCCGCCGCGGCGCGTTGCGGCGAACCGTTGGCCGATGTCGACGACACTGTCGCGATCGTCCCGGCCGGCTACGGCATCGAACAGATCGAACGCATGCTGAACGATTTCGATACACTGGTGCTGCTGAAAGTCAAACCCTTACTGGACGACATCATCGAGCTCTTGCAACGCCGCGATTTACTCGACTACGGCTATTTCATCGAAAAAGCCGGCGCGCCGGAAGAGCGCGTCGTGCATGAACTGGCAAGTTTACGGGGGCAAAAGGTTAATTATCTGTCCCTGATGATTATCAAAAACCCGGGCCGCCGGCGTGGCGAGATGCAACGCGGCTGCCGCAAGAAAAAGGAAACTACCGATGCATGA
- a CDS encoding CbtB domain-containing protein — MKTLAGSSVVYSAKFLPGLSAIVLGLTVILGLGFMQDANNYIHNAAHDGRHSAAFPCH, encoded by the coding sequence ATGAAAACACTCGCCGGCTCTTCCGTCGTTTACTCCGCTAAATTTCTCCCGGGCTTGAGCGCCATCGTATTGGGCTTGACCGTGATTCTAGGCCTCGGCTTCATGCAGGACGCCAACAACTACATTCATAATGCCGCACACGACGGACGCCATAGCGCCGCATTTCCCTGTCATTAA
- a CDS encoding precorrin-8X methylmutase, whose translation MTQNIKTEQLTQAGQQIEHDSFAIVDREAGAHHYTGAQWQVVRRMIHATADFEFNGLAEFSDDAVEAGIAAILNGAPIIADVEMICVGLSKPRLAHFGMHTHQFIADDDVIADAKRVNSTRAVQAMRKAARLDLLNGGIVAVGNAPTALLEVLRLIEEEGVKPALIVGMPVGFVSAAESKDALSASKNIPWLITRGRKGGSTLVVAALHAILSLAESRQQNG comes from the coding sequence ATGACCCAAAACATCAAGACCGAACAACTGACCCAAGCCGGACAGCAAATCGAGCACGATTCGTTTGCGATCGTCGACCGCGAAGCCGGTGCTCATCACTATACCGGTGCGCAATGGCAAGTCGTGCGGCGCATGATACACGCGACCGCCGACTTTGAATTCAACGGCCTGGCCGAGTTTTCCGATGACGCGGTCGAAGCCGGTATCGCGGCGATTTTGAACGGCGCGCCGATTATCGCCGACGTGGAAATGATTTGCGTCGGCCTATCGAAGCCGCGCCTGGCTCATTTCGGCATGCACACGCATCAATTTATCGCCGATGACGACGTGATCGCGGATGCCAAACGAGTCAACAGCACCCGTGCGGTACAAGCAATGCGTAAAGCCGCTCGCTTGGATTTGCTGAACGGCGGCATCGTCGCGGTCGGCAACGCGCCGACCGCCTTGTTGGAAGTCTTGCGACTGATCGAGGAAGAAGGCGTCAAACCGGCGCTGATTGTCGGCATGCCGGTCGGCTTCGTGTCCGCCGCCGAATCGAAAGACGCGCTGAGCGCATCGAAAAATATTCCCTGGCTGATCACCCGAGGCCGCAAAGGCGGTTCGACGCTGGTCGTAGCGGCGCTGCATGCGATCTTGAGTTTGGCGGAAAGCCGGCAACAAAACGGCTGA
- a CDS encoding CbtA family protein — protein MADFRKLVIAALAAGILSGLLLSVLQYYLTQPLILAAEQFEAPATGSEHEWQPENGWQRFAFTILFNGLSGFGFALLLSAAMYWHGTGGYWRGLLWGSAGYLVFFAAPSLGLPPELPGTDSAALLSRQAWWLFTAASTAAGLYGLLLSKNHGLQIAGSMLAAAPHLIGAPHPEIAQALAPEALQQRFVVMSAFSNALFWLSLGALAGFSMTKLKL, from the coding sequence GTGGCCGATTTTCGTAAACTGGTGATCGCCGCATTGGCGGCCGGAATCCTGTCCGGCCTGCTGCTCAGCGTCTTACAGTATTATCTGACGCAACCTCTGATTTTAGCCGCGGAACAATTCGAAGCGCCCGCAACCGGCTCCGAACATGAATGGCAACCGGAAAACGGCTGGCAACGCTTCGCCTTCACGATACTGTTTAACGGACTGAGCGGCTTCGGCTTTGCCTTGCTCTTGAGTGCGGCGATGTATTGGCACGGCACAGGCGGCTATTGGCGCGGCTTATTGTGGGGCTCGGCCGGGTATTTGGTTTTTTTCGCCGCGCCTTCATTGGGCCTACCGCCGGAATTGCCCGGAACCGACAGCGCCGCTTTGCTCAGCCGGCAAGCCTGGTGGCTGTTCACCGCGGCATCGACCGCGGCCGGTTTATACGGACTCTTATTGAGCAAAAACCATGGCCTACAAATCGCCGGCAGCATGTTAGCGGCTGCCCCGCATTTGATCGGGGCCCCGCATCCGGAAATAGCGCAAGCCTTGGCGCCCGAAGCCTTACAACAACGCTTCGTAGTGATGTCCGCCTTTAGCAATGCCCTATTCTGGCTGAGCCTCGGCGCTTTAGCCGGATTCAGCATGACCAAACTCAAACTCTGA
- a CDS encoding sirohydrochlorin chelatase — protein MTTTILLVGHGSRNQAGNDEILEFQRQWQARHPEWRIELCYIELADVLLPEGLRRAAQNSDKVIVVPLIISAAGHVKMEIPEHIEEARALNPKVEFVYAPHLGSNETLLEILKKQLNAMLKTLAMPDPKTTGVIILGRGSSDRVANGELAKLARWLFEATEHELVDIAFTGITHPRLETAVQRQARLGMTQIAILPYYLFTGLLIERIARQVQRLQTQYPQIAIACGNYFGFDPGVFELLDRRVEDAADPNSPKMLECDGCQYREQAAHQHHHHH, from the coding sequence ATGACAACCACGATACTGTTAGTCGGCCACGGTTCGCGCAACCAGGCAGGCAATGACGAAATCCTCGAATTTCAACGCCAATGGCAGGCCCGACACCCCGAATGGCGCATCGAATTATGCTATATCGAACTGGCCGATGTGCTCTTGCCCGAAGGCCTGCGCCGCGCGGCGCAAAACTCCGACAAGGTCATCGTCGTGCCGCTGATCATTAGCGCCGCCGGCCATGTCAAGATGGAAATTCCCGAACACATCGAAGAAGCCCGAGCCCTGAACCCGAAGGTCGAATTCGTTTATGCGCCGCATCTAGGCAGTAACGAGACGCTGCTGGAAATCTTGAAAAAACAATTAAACGCCATGCTGAAAACCCTGGCGATGCCCGACCCAAAAACGACCGGCGTCATTATCTTGGGACGCGGTTCGTCGGACCGGGTCGCCAACGGAGAACTGGCGAAACTGGCGCGCTGGCTGTTCGAGGCCACCGAACACGAATTGGTCGACATCGCCTTTACCGGCATCACTCACCCGCGCCTGGAAACTGCGGTGCAGCGTCAAGCGCGTCTCGGCATGACGCAAATCGCGATCCTGCCCTACTATTTGTTTACCGGGCTCTTGATCGAACGCATTGCACGACAAGTACAGCGATTGCAAACACAGTATCCGCAAATCGCGATCGCTTGCGGTAATTATTTCGGCTTCGACCCGGGCGTATTCGAACTACTCGACCGACGCGTCGAGGATGCCGCCGACCCGAATTCGCCGAAAATGCTCGAATGCGACGGCTGCCAATACCGCGAACAGGCCGCGCATCAGCACCATCATCACCATTGA
- a CDS encoding cobyrinate a,c-diamide synthase codes for MNTSPSVRHCPAMLISAPASGQGKTTITAALAAYYRSQNRKVSVFKTGPDFIDPQILAHASGRPVYQLDLWMMGEAHCRDLLYRAAAEADVILIEGVMGLYDGDSSSADLAQALSVPVAAVIDAQGMAQTFAAVAYGLAHYRPHLRFSGVIANKVGSPGHAGLLQEALPEDMPLLAALSKDADIALPSRHLGLLQADEIGDLDRRLARAAKLLTESAPCRLPEPVAFAPVATTPTPRLLAGKRIGIARDSAFSFIYQANLDCLQAMGAELCFFSPLTDTELPEVDSLYLPGGYPELHLMALADNRAMKQALHDHHRAGKPIYAECGGFLYLLETLTDKQGQSAAMTGLLPGRATMQNRLVNLGMHSLQLEHGEIRGHSFHHSLLETDKEASTVSIPQRNRSQGEQFFRVGSLQASYLHTYFPFNPQQAAGFFQ; via the coding sequence ATGAACACTAGCCCATCCGTCCGCCATTGTCCGGCCATGCTGATCAGCGCGCCCGCTTCCGGCCAAGGCAAGACGACCATTACCGCCGCGCTGGCAGCCTATTACCGAAGTCAAAACCGCAAGGTCAGCGTATTCAAAACCGGCCCGGATTTCATCGATCCGCAGATTCTGGCTCATGCCTCGGGACGGCCGGTCTATCAGCTGGATTTGTGGATGATGGGCGAGGCGCATTGCCGAGACTTGCTCTATCGCGCCGCCGCCGAGGCCGATGTCATCCTGATCGAAGGCGTAATGGGCCTCTACGACGGCGACAGTAGCAGCGCCGATCTGGCACAGGCGTTGTCGGTACCGGTCGCCGCCGTGATCGACGCGCAAGGCATGGCGCAAACCTTTGCCGCCGTCGCCTACGGTTTGGCTCATTACCGGCCGCACCTAAGGTTTTCCGGCGTTATCGCCAACAAGGTCGGCAGTCCAGGCCATGCCGGATTACTGCAAGAAGCGCTGCCCGAAGACATGCCCCTGCTGGCGGCCCTATCTAAAGACGCGGATATCGCTTTGCCGTCGCGGCATTTGGGTTTACTGCAAGCGGACGAGATCGGCGATTTGGACCGAAGACTGGCTCGAGCCGCCAAATTATTGACCGAATCCGCGCCATGCCGCTTGCCCGAACCGGTTGCCTTTGCTCCGGTTGCAACGACGCCGACGCCGCGCCTTCTTGCCGGCAAGCGCATCGGCATCGCCCGCGATTCGGCCTTTTCGTTCATCTACCAAGCCAACCTCGATTGCTTGCAGGCCATGGGCGCCGAGCTGTGTTTCTTCTCGCCGTTGACCGACACCGAATTGCCGGAGGTCGATAGCCTTTATCTTCCGGGCGGATATCCGGAACTGCATCTAATGGCCCTCGCCGATAATCGCGCGATGAAACAGGCCTTGCATGATCATCACCGCGCCGGTAAACCGATTTATGCCGAATGCGGCGGTTTTTTATACCTCTTGGAAACGCTGACCGACAAACAGGGACAATCGGCCGCGATGACGGGCCTGTTGCCGGGTCGCGCGACAATGCAGAACCGGCTGGTCAATCTGGGCATGCACAGTTTGCAGCTGGAGCACGGAGAAATACGCGGCCATAGTTTTCATCATTCGCTTCTGGAAACCGATAAGGAAGCCTCGACCGTATCGATTCCGCAACGCAACCGCAGCCAAGGCGAACAGTTTTTCCGCGTAGGATCGTTGCAAGCCTCTTATCTGCATACTTATTTTCCGTTCAACCCGCAACAAGCCGCAGGATTTTTTCAATGA
- a CDS encoding (2Fe-2S) ferredoxin domain-containing protein, whose amino-acid sequence MTNHTPSMPEKPKMGDYKRHLLVCTGPRCTEDGEAQALFETLGEKFKAAGIDKGALRVKRTRTHCFATCKSGPIMCVQPDGIWYYNVNETNLQRIIDEHLLGGKPVEELIYHRACSADEQ is encoded by the coding sequence ATGACTAATCACACACCCTCCATGCCCGAAAAACCCAAAATGGGCGACTACAAGCGCCATCTGCTAGTTTGCACCGGTCCGCGCTGCACCGAAGACGGCGAAGCGCAGGCATTATTCGAAACTTTGGGCGAAAAATTCAAAGCCGCCGGCATCGATAAAGGCGCGCTCAGAGTCAAGCGTACCCGCACGCACTGTTTCGCCACCTGCAAATCCGGACCGATCATGTGCGTGCAACCCGACGGCATTTGGTACTACAACGTCAACGAAACCAATCTGCAACGCATCATCGACGAGCATTTGCTCGGCGGCAAACCGGTCGAGGAATTGATTTATCATCGCGCTTGTTCTGCTGATGAGCAGTGA
- the cobJ gene encoding precorrin-3B C(17)-methyltransferase — MTPTGKILLVGIGPGAHEHMTFRAREAIAEADVVIGYSTYIKLVKDLLDGKEVIKKGMTEELDRSIEAYEHAKQGKTVALISSGDIGVYGMAGPTYELLLDSGWTPDDPIEVEVVPGSTALSSCASLVGAPLTHDFCSISLSDLLTPWPVIARRLESAAQGDFVVALYNPKSGHRTQHIVEAQRILLRHRSPETPVAIVKSGYRALQNIQLVKLADMADCDIGMLTTVLVGNSSTFVREGLMVTPRGYANKYDALTGETRDGEQAGRSLSMGLDGWKGAVRRYLRDNPEMTLQKTAEYFGQPLAEILDAVGQSTPDESAGSFTARQVRQDLQDGLLDSLPHWGKLRAVVRSEGGAVAELLIDGADLQKKNDWLNIVNDAFHLHIDWSQARQTWFVSRGEKAHGIQVTDAQGDLLFNLWLVAGDAGFDARALQRYRDDREELCQTLTSDIHHD, encoded by the coding sequence ATGACACCAACAGGAAAAATTTTACTGGTCGGCATCGGTCCCGGCGCTCACGAACACATGACCTTTCGAGCCCGAGAAGCGATAGCCGAAGCCGATGTCGTGATCGGCTACAGCACCTATATCAAACTGGTCAAGGACTTGCTCGACGGCAAGGAAGTGATCAAAAAAGGCATGACCGAAGAACTCGATCGCAGCATCGAAGCCTACGAGCATGCCAAACAAGGCAAGACCGTCGCGCTAATTTCCTCCGGCGACATCGGCGTCTACGGCATGGCCGGCCCGACTTACGAATTATTGCTCGACAGCGGCTGGACGCCCGACGATCCGATTGAAGTGGAAGTGGTTCCCGGCAGCACCGCGCTGTCCAGTTGCGCCTCCTTGGTCGGCGCGCCGTTGACTCATGATTTTTGTTCGATTTCGTTGTCCGATTTATTGACGCCGTGGCCGGTCATTGCCCGGCGTCTGGAAAGCGCCGCGCAAGGCGACTTCGTAGTAGCCTTGTATAATCCGAAAAGCGGCCATCGTACCCAGCATATCGTCGAAGCGCAACGTATCCTGTTACGCCACCGCAGCCCGGAAACGCCGGTGGCCATCGTCAAATCGGGCTACCGCGCCTTGCAGAACATTCAACTCGTCAAGCTGGCCGACATGGCCGATTGCGATATCGGCATGTTGACCACTGTATTGGTCGGCAACAGCAGTACCTTTGTCCGCGAAGGCTTGATGGTAACGCCGCGCGGCTACGCCAACAAATACGATGCACTGACTGGTGAAACACGGGACGGCGAACAAGCGGGCCGCTCGCTGAGCATGGGTCTGGACGGCTGGAAAGGCGCAGTCCGCCGTTATTTACGCGACAACCCCGAAATGACGCTGCAAAAAACGGCGGAGTATTTCGGTCAACCGCTGGCAGAAATACTCGATGCCGTCGGCCAGTCGACGCCTGACGAGTCAGCCGGTAGTTTCACCGCGCGGCAAGTGAGGCAGGACCTGCAAGACGGCTTGTTGGATTCGTTGCCGCACTGGGGCAAATTACGCGCCGTGGTTCGCAGCGAAGGCGGTGCGGTGGCCGAATTGTTGATCGACGGCGCCGATTTACAGAAAAAAAACGATTGGCTGAACATTGTCAACGACGCCTTTCATTTACACATCGATTGGAGTCAGGCCCGGCAAACCTGGTTCGTCAGCCGCGGCGAGAAGGCTCACGGCATTCAAGTGACCGATGCTCAGGGCGATTTGTTGTTCAATCTATGGCTGGTCGCTGGCGATGCCGGATTCGACGCCCGAGCCTTGCAGCGCTACCGGGACGACCGCGAGGAATTATGCCAAACCTTAACATCGGATATTCATCATGACTAA
- a CDS encoding cobalamin biosynthesis central domain-containing protein, with translation MHDVRVAIIAITKHGAAIASRLAPQIPEAEVVVSAKQAEHLGEFANIRKVYQGALSAQIADLFESYDQLIFLVSLGAVVRLIAPHLKSKDEDPGILIIDDAAQFVIPVLSGHVGGANAYAEKVSALLAATPVLTTASDVGKTIPVDILGRELGWRVEAPKINITRVSADVVNQLPIAFVQEAGSKNWWTRPTPLPDNIHRFERFEDVDLERYRSILWVTHREIDPSVWQRLEERLVVYRPPQDPS, from the coding sequence ATGCATGATGTGCGCGTTGCGATTATCGCGATCACCAAACACGGCGCGGCCATCGCCAGCCGCTTGGCCCCGCAAATCCCGGAAGCCGAAGTCGTGGTGTCGGCCAAACAGGCCGAACATCTGGGCGAGTTCGCCAATATCCGTAAGGTTTATCAGGGTGCATTGAGCGCGCAGATCGCAGACTTATTCGAGTCTTACGATCAGCTCATTTTTTTGGTGTCGCTCGGTGCGGTCGTGCGCTTAATCGCGCCGCATCTCAAGTCCAAGGACGAAGACCCCGGCATACTAATCATCGACGATGCCGCGCAATTCGTGATTCCGGTGCTTTCGGGCCATGTCGGCGGTGCCAATGCCTATGCCGAAAAAGTGTCCGCGCTGCTCGCAGCGACGCCGGTGCTAACAACCGCGTCCGATGTCGGCAAGACCATTCCGGTGGACATTCTCGGCCGCGAACTAGGCTGGCGAGTGGAAGCGCCAAAGATCAACATCACCCGCGTTTCGGCGGATGTGGTCAATCAATTGCCGATCGCGTTCGTGCAGGAAGCCGGCAGTAAAAACTGGTGGACCCGACCGACGCCATTACCGGACAACATACACCGTTTCGAGCGTTTCGAGGATGTCGATCTCGAACGCTACCGGTCGATTTTATGGGTCACGCACCGGGAAATCGATCCGTCCGTCTGGCAGCGGCTCGAAGAAAGGCTCGTGGTCTACCGGCCGCCGCAGGACCCGTCATGA
- a CDS encoding cobalamin biosynthesis protein, with product MKVMIGIGCDRHASLATLQEALAQALQSCGLDESAIAGLASIDKKQDETALMQLAASRDWPLYFYPAEALASIPVPNPSAVVLKYMGTPAVAEAAALLAANSDMQDLLVEKHKHLGADGKNATVSIARIP from the coding sequence ATGAAAGTCATGATCGGCATCGGCTGCGACCGTCATGCGAGTCTAGCCACCTTGCAAGAAGCCTTGGCGCAGGCCTTGCAAAGCTGCGGCCTGGACGAATCGGCGATTGCAGGGCTCGCCAGCATCGACAAAAAACAAGATGAGACTGCGTTAATGCAACTGGCGGCAAGCCGGGATTGGCCGCTGTATTTTTACCCGGCCGAAGCGCTGGCGAGTATTCCGGTGCCGAATCCGTCGGCCGTGGTGTTGAAATACATGGGCACTCCGGCCGTGGCCGAAGCCGCCGCCTTACTGGCCGCGAACAGCGATATGCAAGATTTGCTGGTCGAAAAACACAAACACCTAGGCGCGGACGGCAAAAACGCCACCGTGTCGATAGCGAGAATACCATGA
- the cobM gene encoding precorrin-4 C(11)-methyltransferase: protein MTGLAKVWFVGAGPGDPDLITVKGRDLIAKADAILFAGSLVQQAATQWAPAHCAIKDSKDMTLEQITDWLIAQAQPGKTVIRLQTGDPGLYGALIEMVQPLDKAGVAVEVVPGVSSAMAAMACAVESLTLPEVTQTVILTRVEGRTPMPEGESLRELAGHHSTLCLFLSITLLPTIERELKAAGWTDESPVLVVHKASWPGEQHIIRGTLADIRERCRAAKINSQAMIVVSPTLGARHWPDLKKSKLYDAGFTHRFRRAEQSDS, encoded by the coding sequence ATGACCGGATTAGCAAAAGTCTGGTTTGTCGGCGCCGGCCCCGGCGATCCGGATTTGATCACTGTCAAGGGCCGCGATTTGATTGCCAAGGCCGACGCCATTCTGTTCGCCGGTTCCCTGGTACAACAAGCCGCGACGCAATGGGCGCCGGCGCATTGCGCGATCAAGGATTCCAAGGACATGACGCTGGAGCAGATCACCGATTGGTTGATCGCCCAAGCGCAACCCGGCAAGACCGTGATCCGCCTACAAACCGGCGATCCGGGCCTCTATGGCGCCCTGATCGAAATGGTTCAACCCCTGGATAAGGCCGGCGTTGCCGTCGAGGTGGTGCCGGGAGTGTCGTCGGCAATGGCCGCGATGGCCTGCGCGGTGGAAAGCCTGACCTTGCCGGAAGTCACGCAAACCGTGATCCTGACCCGTGTCGAAGGCCGCACGCCGATGCCGGAAGGCGAATCGCTTCGGGAATTGGCCGGCCATCATTCGACGCTGTGCTTGTTTTTATCGATCACCTTGCTGCCAACCATCGAACGCGAACTGAAAGCCGCCGGCTGGACCGACGAATCGCCCGTCCTGGTCGTGCACAAGGCCAGTTGGCCGGGCGAGCAACACATCATTCGCGGCACGCTCGCCGACATCCGCGAACGCTGCCGCGCCGCCAAAATCAACAGTCAGGCGATGATCGTCGTCAGCCCCACGTTGGGCGCGCGCCATTGGCCGGACTTAAAAAAATCCAAACTTTACGACGCCGGCTTCACGCATCGTTTTCGCCGCGCCGAGCAATCAGATTCTTAA